TTTAGGCTGTCTTTCACTTTGCTAGAGTTTATGTTTGGTAGCGGAATGGAAGCCTTGTAGTTCCTTGTTGGTTAGTCAAACGTTTAATTCTTGTGGTTCTTGCAGGCGGGATTGAGAGAAGTGTTCGCGTCTAAACCAGTCCGTCAGGCGCTGCTGCTCGGGTGTTTACTGCAGCTCTTCCAACAGATCTCTGGCATCAACAcggttatgtatgtatgttaatttttcctccttctttttctcgagctttttcctgtctttccccaactgagagagcctgggttcgattcctgggcggagtggaaaaatttaggcgtcttttccgataccctacgcccctgtccacctgtccttccccttctgtctccctccggcatatgaccacagacattgcaccgactaaacaaaactttccaacttttttatcttttacgtTTGGTTAGTGTTCCTGCTTTGCCATCTCTCCTCATTTACTCATCGCTCTCATATACTCCATttactcctttactctttttactTACTTTTCCTATCATTCACATTCTGTTCCTCCAATCCTATATACCTTAGATTAGGACCACAACTAACATGGTACCATTATCATTGCTACATACAGCCACATGCTCTTCCCTCACAACTAGTGTCATTAATAAGGGAGTTTCTTTGTGATATTCCTTGTCCTCTGCACTTTTTAGATGTCTTTTATTTTGTATACCCTTTCACTGTCTCCTCAACTCACAGACTCAGGCAATAGATTACTAAAGACAGAACCAGGATAATGCCTTGTCATGTTATTTTACTGTATGCACTAAAACAGCAAAGACAGAACTATTATAAAGCCTTGTCACTCATTACTTTACTACAAGCATGGTAAAGCCTCATCACTCCTTACCGCAGGCACCTGAATAGCAAACACAGACAGAACAACAATAAAGTCCTGTATACCTATCTTTACTGCAGGCCCCCGAATAGCAAAAACAGAATCATGATAAAGCCTTGAACCTAACTCTTTGCTACAGGCATCAAAACAGCTAAGACCAAGCCATGATCAAGCCTTCTAACTCTCTTCACTGCAGGTATTACAGTGCCTCCATCATCTCCATGGCAGGCGTCACCGACAACTCCCTCGCGATATGGCTgtccgccgccacctcctccatGAACTTTCTCGGCACCTTCCTCGGGCTGTGGCTGGTGGAGAGGCTCGGCCGGCGCTCCCTCACCCTGGGCTCCCTCCTGGGCACTGTCGTCTCTCTGTTCCTGCTGGCCCTCACCTTCCACCTGGCGTACCTCCACAGCCCGGATATTCTCATGCAAGATCCGTCCTCGTCTGAATGCGTTGCTGATACGTAAGTTCTACAAGGAGGAACTTTACACCCCTCGCATTGTTTTTAAGTAGAATGCAATGTATATAATGAATGATctataatgaatgaaaaagtAAATAGTGAAATGAATAATATATAATGAAATAGTGTCTGATGTATTGCAAGATATGGAGAGACTCATAGCTTATCCAACAccataaaggaaaatatggacattgaatgaaaagaagaagaggagaagaatattATAATGTATTTTCTGTTTTAGTACCAGAAGGAAAATTACTCCCACTAGCATTGTtttaaaatgatatatataatgtaatttCTATTTTACTATCAGAAGGAATATTACTCTACTAACATTgccataaaatgatatatatttaatgtattttctacTTAACTAACAGAAAGAAAATTACTCCCCTAGCATTGATGTAGAATGATGATAATGTATTGTATCTTTATGAGTCAGAATCACACTGGCAAAGCTTCAGTGATATATACGGCCAGTGCAGTAGTCCAACACAGAGAGATTGTAGGCGCCCAAACCAAGCCATATCCACCACAATGATCcgctatttctactcaataccagatactgaTAAAGAGATTTCCGGTGTGGTTCCCTAAAATTTCCTCCTCTACATCAACGCCCAGATACTAaagctacaaggaattttcgtggtaTATTGTATTTGattggggagcttacaaatttGCTGTATTGGACTGGAAGACTGGCCCatagtttctttttcttatagtCACGCGATGTAATGTGTTGCAGATGTGGCGTGTGTACCAGCCGGTCTTCGTGTGGTTTCTGCTTCATAGGGGATCCAGATGACATTCAGAACTCTACCTGTCTTGCCTCCAACCACTCGTCCTACAATGAGGTAATGCAGACCGCGGGGAGAGGCAAGAGTTATTGGTACTTTAAAATATCAATTACAtcaatcattcttcttctttttcttcttttaccatcTTTCCTATTGGGTTGGTGTTCCTGCAGATGAGTGAGGCCGGCTGGTGCGCCAACTCCACCCTCCTCGATGCCGACGACGTGACCTTCGCCTACGACTGGTGCCCCTACGAGTACGCCTGGCTGTGCATTGTCGGCCTGGCCCTCTACCTGCTCTGCTTCTCCCCGGGTGAGGTGTTACAATCAGAGGCGTAGAGTAGGGGAGTTTGTCCAGCTTGTTCACAGGCACCATAGCATCACCAAAAGAGCAagattaacaaagaaagccttcaatgaggtatatagaaagtctcatttagtaaggaagaatagatgatttttctgagtccagacatatggtaactttttgtgtttctgttaggttaggttaagtttagggcatatTCAAACACATAATTGGTGACAGCTCATGGgacaaaataacaaagaatgacctcactcagtcagtaGGGAAgcatatgatttttctgagtcaaggcgtATGGTAACTTTATGTGATTTTGttaagttaagtttagggcataTTCAAGCACATAATTGGTGACAGCTCGGGgcacaaaataacaaagaatgacctcactcagtcagtaAAAAAGCATTTataatttttctgagtcaagacgtatggtaactttttgtggttttgttaggttaggttaagcttgggttatcttcaaacacatgatagccagcaccttatggtatatatcaacaaagaatgacctcactcagtcagtaAAGAAGCATTTataatttttctgagtcaagacgtgtggtaactttttgtgattttgttaggttaggttaagcttggggtatcttcaaacacatgataaccagcaccttatggtatatatcaacaaagaatgaccacactttgttgtatagaaatttTGCAACCCTAGGCAGTATACAGAAGTACCTTGAGcacagaaaaaaacattatattaTTGGCATTAGTTTGAATTTTGCACAGTTTTTCTTGGTAATAATATTGTGACTGTGATGAAGTTGGTCAAATTCTCTTACTGTATGGCTTTGATTACAACCATCCAGCAGTAGGATCATGTTTCATATTGGAATTTCATGTTGCATagatttctttttacatttgATTATAAattctgtgttggtgtgtgtacaGGTATGGGCCCCATGCCCTGGACCATCAACAGTGAGATATACCCGGGCTGGGCCAGAGCCACctgcacctccatcaccacctccgtcAACTGGGCCTCAAACCTCCTGGTCTCCATCTCATTCCTCACCCTGACGGAGACTCTTCTCAAACATGGTAAGTCTTGAGGTTTTAGgcttatgttttgtatatatcattAGGCTCAGAAAAGAAATTGAAACTTGGCCTTTAAGccatttttttttggtttaaacttTCTTATCAGGCTCACAGGAAAGAAATCAAAACTCAACCTCATCAGATTCACAGGAAAGAAATTGAAACTCAACCTTTAAGCCATTTTTTTTGTTCAAACTTTCTTATCAGGCTCACAGGAAAGAAATCAAAACTCAACCTATAAGCCATTTTTTTGTTCAAACTTTCTTATAGTATATTGGAATAAATTACTGAGAAAAGTACTCGTAAAATACTCAAATATTTTAAAATAGCGTTACCCTCATAAACAAACTGCCTGTTGATTTATGGATATTTTTCTGGATCAAGTTTTCATCACTGGGTGGCGCACCTTTTCGTATATGTAGTTGCCTTTGTCATTCTAGGGTGAAACTGTTCTAAAATCCACCCTAACCTTTCTGCCtctgggccgtattacaagtcaaatccgagaagttttgggtccctacaaaggtcggtttaggggccttattacaagtccaatccaagaagtttcgggtcccttcagttattcatcccgaactctgtagggacccgaaacttctcgcgtttgacttgtaatacggccccctATCACAAGCTGACTGGAAAATTAGAGTTTTTTTATGATTTcccaaatattaaaaaaaaaaaaagatgcatttTGTCTATAAAGGTGATGATCTCCTCCTGTCTTATAAGGTGTAAcacagacctctctctctctctctgttgctctcactctcactctcgctctttctcactttccctctgtttgtctgtctctttttctctccatctctctctctttctctctctctctcccccctaggTACCTTCTACATGTACATGGGTCTCGCTGGTCTGGGTctcgtcatcttcttcttcctgctgccGGAGACCCGAGGTGTGCCGCTGGAGGGCATGGAGCGGCTGTTCTCCAAGCCCATCTCCACCAGGTTCAGGAGAGGGCGAACGCTAAGCAGTCCTTGACCCGGTACCTGTTTGTCGTTTTATCGTTTCCATAGTCTGTTGTTCGTTTGTAGTGTATGGAGTATGTGATCTTGAAGTAAGTCATCTATGTATGATGAATAAGCGTAATAACAAAGACTATAGTGAAGCCAGATTGGCGGGATTGTTTTGTATTGCCTTCTGcgggtcccttcctcccttcgccctGCCTCACTTTGCCAAAACCTATCTCTGCCTctcttgttatcatcatcatcatcataatttagTTTAATGTTCGTTTTCACTTCATTTACcctactatttttatttatttattttgtttttagctTCCTTTTCCTGTTGTTATTTCCAAGGAGAGTCCGGAAGAGAGTAAGTTTGGTTTTCCTCGTACCGGTGATGTGTATTTGGTCAAGATTTTACCGCTTGTTAATGCGTAAGCTACCCCACTgctggacgctttatggctctcctccattatactctgtcttctgcccgatgctcacccaatcccatcaatgccaagtcttcctgtatacaccttctccgcGTTTTCCTAGGTCTTCCTCTCATGTTAGCAATGGAtcacatatgagaggaagagattggTGTTGAGACCGTTTGGCAGAGCAGTGGGAAGGAAAGGACTCACGGAAACCAATGCAAAAATGATCTCACCAATCTTGTTTCGCTATaagagagtaaggagagagaaataaataagactaagaaagagaaacgagagagtaaagagtaagaaagagtaaggagagagagtgTGATAGCTAAGTGTAAGATGgactatttatttgatttttttttttaatattttataagCGACTGTTATAAAGTCTCTAAAACTAAACTGCACAATATATAGGCATGAGACAAAGTTATATATCTTGTAAATACTAAAAAGCtgtaaagaaaatgtaaatgaatGAATATTTCTTGTATACTTGTGTTTTTTTACCATAATGTTTTGTCAAGATCACATATTTTATAGTATATctcttatatgattttttttaacaaCTACCAAGTTTTAATTAGTTTAGTAGTTTCCTATAACACTTTAATCCTTCTGGCGTATGAAGAAGTAGCAGTTTTGGTCTAGTGCAACCTTAGATTAGCTGGGGTATTGTAATATTATTTGATTCCCTTCACTAGGAACTATAGCATGGTTAGGTAATGGTTTCTGAAGGTTTGTGTTACTCTAGTGCATATCAGTCTTTATATTCTGTCTGTATCTCTAATTTcctattgatttattttttgatttatttattttattctcagCTCGGGTGCAgtggttgttgttactgttatttttgAGAGCCATATAGTGATGTTAGTATTGTTATGCCTGGTAGGGctttctcgagattacttcccacccaggtcgcgttgacgagacaatcacgtcgtcgaggtagatgagtgcgtGTCGTCGATCCCGCAGCACCTgataacccttgttgccggagatcatccattacctcatccatctccttgcgacgggctggtgccatccttcgcggtggctacctgtgtcgatgtggtgtgttttattttctttgggctgaaggagacattggccacgacgacaggcacttccgctgcagcagggtctacagggtaacagcatctccgacctcggaggaataatggtggtgcgcttgaccgtcactggcaggtcttccttgttcacagtccagctcgcacctgtgggagacaagataatccatacctaggatgcaggggtcatccatgtcggccacgtacacagagaggaactcttcctttcctccgagctcaaacttcctccacttggcagcttgtcatggtggttctccgtacaggacagactggtcgttgccccgtgaaccagtccttcttagtttctcattcttccagtgttttccacaggtccagcacttgggtccttcctgggcttcttcttagcggcaccttcatattgcAGTACCAGCACTTTCcttgaacctgtctgtgtcgctgacagcgccctttcgtgccctaaagccagaagtcgagtcgtccctgaagcatTGATGTTGgctatcttcagctgagggctgtccagggcatcgatgaattgatcacgcagcaaaaccgtcagcaggtcaggtcctgagcgagttcctgaagagactcgccgcgcctcctgttgcgggttctgaacccaaccctgaagagctcgttctggtgcttggtcccatatcgttgctccagcgcctgtgccagccagcgccgcccctttcaggctagtggccagctgtaccgcgcactcttggtcatcccatccgttccgagctgccaacagctctgccatcaaactcctgaggggataaactcaggcgaaacagggctcaaactaccccggacttttcacctttccttgcacttctaatatttctttgtgtgtcgtctccgtaccacctccatctcttgttgaagatttgtgtgttctttctccacttctatcaggcgttgtcccaagttcgtggttacatcagtcatttctcttcgcactgactcacttccatcttgtactgctttaagctgtgagttcttggagtgttccttcttgttgttgctgtgctcttcttgttgttctttgagttcttggtgtgctctttcttgttgttcttgagttcttggagtgttccttcttgttgttgctgtgctctttcttgttgttctttgagttctaaagttcagtcaacatgtcgtccctctgggcagcttactttgcacagtttctgtagtttaatattcttctttagtagtacacttcactctgactcttcacttaccactagcttactatgactgggactgacttttagatcatacaagaacatgtggaagcttccagcacaacactatgtatagtagtagtagactagtagtagtagtatttagtaGTATGTTGACTTCATTTagcctacaattttttttttagcttccttcTCCTGATGTCATTTCCAAGGAGAGTCCGGGAGAGAGTAAGTCTGGTTTTCCTAGCACTGGTGATGTGTATTTGGTCAAGATTTTACCGCTTATTAATACATAGGCTTCCCCACTGTATAGCCGATATGTTAGCGGCAGTATCTTTTTTATAATAGTAGCTATATTCTCATGCAGTGTGCATTTCTATAACAGgtacatttatttatatactgtatattttttcttctgaAGTCAAACAGCATCGGAATTTTTAATGTAAGTCGTGTATTTTCTTACTCAGTGTCTCATATCAGCTTAAAGATTCCAAAACTTGCAATTTTTAACATATATCAACTTCAAAACACCCAGTCCCATAATTACTGCCACTTCAAGGATACGATATTTTAGTTTCATAAAATTGTGGCCGTAAAGCTGTCATTTATCTCCACTTTCTGAGGCGAGAACGACGCTTcttgatggggtggtggtgatggttgaggccGAGGAGGCTATTATATATTCCATGGTTGAGTCATTATTCCCAAATCCACTTCACAAGTCGAGAGAGGACAGGCTCGTCACGCCCATCGCTCTGAGGGCAGAATTTAGCTCGTTATAAAAATAGCCTTATTATAAAAATGTGCCTACATAACACCTGGTTTTTGAAAAGTGCTTATTTGAATGTGCAATGTATTATAGAGATTAGTATGACAAGGCTTCGGTACCATGAACGTAGAAAATTGGAAAGTTATGTACtattgaaaaggaaagtgtgtgaataagatgagtggaccgagaggaggaggacctaagaagcgatataaagcgtaatgtgtgtgtgttaatacatAATCTATATTCTGAGATCAGTGGGTAGCTAACATAAGTTTTTAAGAAGTCGCTAGACCTAGGGGTGGTgcgcctgtttcatggaggcaggcacacgttattccaatatataagaagggagacaaatcttctatgcaaAACTATAGGCTGATTAGTTTGgtgtcagttataggtaaaatgcttgagtcaataatagcagatATAGTATTAGGGACCACATTGACAGACATATAATTTAATGGGCAAGGCCACTAATTACAGGTAAACttgccaacaacaacaagaaaagaagaaagaagaaaggaagcattTATGAGTACTCAaataacctcctttgtggccttggaattGCTAGGCTGGGCTATTACGGTTACCTGCTTCTTCTTGTCCAATCCGTCCATTGGCTGGTCGGTTTCCTGCACCTGGTCACCATCTTCTCTCAGCCTCCTTTTTATAGCCTTCAGCTGCAATACAACCGGGGTATGTTAAAGATGGTTGCTAATGGGTGGGAAATATGGTCTAATGGCTGGGAAATATGGTCTAATGGGTGGGAAATATGGTCTAATGGCTGGGAAATATGGTTTGTCTTCAGGTCTGACATTtcattttgttatattttaataCCTAAACGccctgattgattgatggtttattgttgcaagtaaacagcaAATGTCATTGTTCTCTGTTTTGATTATTTGTGATGAGAATGCCATGTTAAAATTACTTTCATTATGATTGTAGTTTTAGTCAAAGTCGATaaacagattatcgtactcaagaccctcgtatataccggtttctgagccatagctattgccaaaacaacacccataattaaccattttaacgctaactatatatgaaggcagttattggagtCGAGGAGGTagtttttgggttggaaatcggaaaacataggaggctgggtacgacaatctggcaatgttgtgTATGATGCTTGTAAAAGACGCTTGGCAGATGATGGATGCTTGTAAAAGACGCTTGGCCGATGATGGATGCTTGTAAAAGACGCTTGGCCGATGATGGATGCTTGTAAAAGACGCTTGGCCGATGATGGATGCTTGTAAAAGAGGCTTGTGTTTTGATGGATGCTTGTAAAAGACGCTTGGCCGATGATGGATGCTTGTAAAAGACACTTGGCCGATGATGGATGCTTGTAAAAGACACTTGGCCGATGATGGATGCTTGTAAAAGACACTTGGCCGATGATGGATGCTTGTGAAAGACGCTTGGCCGATGATGGATGCTTGTAAAAGACGCTTGGCCGATGATGGATGCTTGTAAAAGACGCTTGGCCGATGATGGATGCTTGTAAAAGACGCTTGGCCGATGATGGATGCTTGTTAAAGACGCTTGGCCGATGATGGATGCTTGTAAAAGACGATTGGCCGATGATGGATGCTTGTAAAAGACGCTTGGCCGATGATGGATGCTTGTAAAAGACGCTTGGCCGATGATGGATGCTTGTAAAAGACGCTTGGAAGATGATGGATGCTTGTAAAAGACGCTTGGCCGATGATGGATGCTTGTGAAAGACGCTTGGCCGATGATGGATGCTTGTGAAAGACGCTTGGCCGATGATGGATGCTTGTGAAAGACGCTTGGCCGATGATGGATGCTTGTAGAAGACGCTTGGCCGATGATGGATGCTTGTGAAAGACGCTTGGCAGATGGATGCTTGTAAAAGACGCTTGGCCGATGATGGATGCTTGTGAAAGACGCTTGGCCGATGATGGATGCTTGTAAAAGACGCTTGGCCGATGATGGATGCTTGTAGAAGACGCTTGGCAGATGATGGATGCTTGTAGAAGACGCTTGGCCGATGATGGATGCTTGTGAAAGACGCTTGGCCGATGATGGATGCTTGTAAAAGACGCTTGGCCGATGATGGATGCTTGTAGAAGACGCTTGGCAGATGATGGATGCTTGTAAAAGACGCTTGGCAGATGATGGATGCTTGTAGAAGACGCTTGGCCGATGATGGATGCTTGTGAAAGACGCTTGGCCGATGATGGATGCTTGTAAAAGACGCTTGGCCGATGATGGATGCTTGTAAAAGACGCTTGGCCGATGATGGATGCTTGTGAAAGACGCTTGGCCGATGATGGATGCTTGTAGAAGACGCTTGGCAGATGATGGATGCTTGTAGAAGACGCTTGGCCGATGATGGATGCTTGTGAAAGACGCTTGGCAGATGGATGCTTGTAAAAGACGCTTGGCCGATGATGGATGCTTGTGAAAGACGCTTGGCAGATGATGGATGCTTGTGAAAGACGCTTGGCAGATGGATGCTTGTAAAAGACTGGCTGCATTATACAACCTCAAGAACGTGGCCTGTGTGAGCTTTGAAGGGGTTGAGGGTACCTTGTGGAGGTCGAGGGGGTAGTGGGGGTCCCCAGACTTCACCACGGCTCGCAGGACTTGGTCTGTAGGGTCACTCAGGATGACCTCCCCGCGGCTGTCCAGGATGTTGAGACCGTAGTGTCTGTCCTCCACGGGCCCCAACGCGTCCCATTTCAGCTCCACTTCAGCTTCGTCACTGTTACTGCCACTCTGCAAGGGTAATCGGGAAGAGCTGCTGGGTAGTGATAGTTTGGGGTTAAAGGTTAAAGGTTTCGTAATGCCATCCAGCACTTTGGTCCAGTTTTACAGTTacagtacagcacgtttgtaagctccccaaccaagcacaaaacacgacgaaaattccttgtgtagtgtttggcgttgatgtaaaaaggagaaaattttAAGACACCACACAGGGAATCTCTTTAGTATCTAGCGTTGAGTAGAAAAATCGGATCATTGTGGGGAATATAGTTTGGTTGGGGCGCTTACAAAAGGACTCTCTGTTGGCTCTTTGTCTCGTTACATCTCGGGGTCACTCAGGACTGCATACAttcggcaaggctttcgtagtggtgGGCAtttgcatgggtagttttattatCTTTCCGGTAGTTTGATAATTCTTTTGT
This sequence is a window from Eriocheir sinensis breed Jianghai 21 chromosome 1, ASM2467909v1, whole genome shotgun sequence. Protein-coding genes within it:
- the LOC127007260 gene encoding proton myo-inositol cotransporter-like isoform X2 → MGEGSAAESLPTAIYLLTLLSAIGGFLFGYDTGVVSGAMILIREEFELSTVWHELIVSATIGAAFLSALVAGQATDRFGRRPVILCASLVFLVGAIVMGAAPEKVTLLVGRIIVGIGIGFASMAVPVYLSEVSPLHLRGRITVVNNIFITGGQVVSSIVAGAFSEVKMGWRYMLGLAGLPALLQLIGSAFMPESPRWLLSRERETDAREVLEKIRPKNADLKEEIESVKVALAEDADQAGLREVFASKPVRQALLLGCLLQLFQQISGINTVMYYSASIISMAGVTDNSLAIWLSAATSSMNFLGTFLGLWLVERLGRRSLTLGSLLGTVVSLFLLALTFHLAYLHSPDILMQDPSSSECVADTCGVCTSRSSCGFCFIGDPDDIQNSTCLASNHSSYNEMSEAGWCANSTLLDADDVTFAYDWCPYEYAWLCIVGLALYLLCFSPGMGPMPWTINSEIYPGWARATCTSITTSVNWASNLLVSISFLTLTETLLKHGTFYMYMGLAGLGLVIFFFLLPETRGVPLEGMERLFSKPISTRFRRGRTLSSP
- the LOC127007260 gene encoding proton myo-inositol cotransporter-like isoform X1; amino-acid sequence: MWRGCLCCAMDDQHIPLLSSSSGTTMGEGSAAESLPTAIYLLTLLSAIGGFLFGYDTGVVSGAMILIREEFELSTVWHELIVSATIGAAFLSALVAGQATDRFGRRPVILCASLVFLVGAIVMGAAPEKVTLLVGRIIVGIGIGFASMAVPVYLSEVSPLHLRGRITVVNNIFITGGQVVSSIVAGAFSEVKMGWRYMLGLAGLPALLQLIGSAFMPESPRWLLSRERETDAREVLEKIRPKNADLKEEIESVKVALAEDADQAGLREVFASKPVRQALLLGCLLQLFQQISGINTVMYYSASIISMAGVTDNSLAIWLSAATSSMNFLGTFLGLWLVERLGRRSLTLGSLLGTVVSLFLLALTFHLAYLHSPDILMQDPSSSECVADTCGVCTSRSSCGFCFIGDPDDIQNSTCLASNHSSYNEMSEAGWCANSTLLDADDVTFAYDWCPYEYAWLCIVGLALYLLCFSPGMGPMPWTINSEIYPGWARATCTSITTSVNWASNLLVSISFLTLTETLLKHGTFYMYMGLAGLGLVIFFFLLPETRGVPLEGMERLFSKPISTRFRRGRTLSSP
- the LOC127007350 gene encoding uncharacterized protein LOC127007350; its protein translation is MNFLSNLKSGRSRCEQQVMGSICTPPPSLYGKGVKGAGRRSTGSPTQRWSPATMPHAQAAAARLCTLLLLLLGASLTAANSEESGSNSDEAEVELKWDALGPVEDRHYGLNILDSRGEVILSDPTDQVLRAVVKSGDPHYPLDLHKLKAIKRRLREDGDQVQETDQPMDGLDKKKQSDGRDEPVLSRLVKWIWE